Proteins encoded within one genomic window of Ailuropoda melanoleuca isolate Jingjing chromosome 16, ASM200744v2, whole genome shotgun sequence:
- the TPH1 gene encoding tryptophan 5-hydroxylase 1 — MIEDNKENKDHSLERGRATLIFSLKNEVGGLIKALKIFQEKHVNLLHIESRKSKRRNSEFEIFVDCDINREQLNDIFHLLKSHTNVLSVNPPDNFTVKEDGMETVPWFPKKISDLDHCANRVLMYGSELDADHPGFKDNVYRKRRKYFADLAMNYKHGDPIPKVEFTEEEIKTWGTVFQELNKLYPTHACREYLKNLPLLSKYCGYREDNIPQLEDVSNFLKERTGFSIRPVAGYLSPRDFLSGLAFRVFHCTQYVRHSSDPLYTPEPDTCHELLGHVPLLAEPSFAQFSQEIGLASLGASEEAVQKLATCYFFTVEFGLCKQDGQLRVFGAGLLSSISELKHSLSGHAKVKPFDPKVTCKQECLITTFQDVYFVSESFEDAKEKMREFTKTIKRPFGVKYNPYTRSIQILKDTKSITSAMNELQHDLDVVSDALAKVSREPSI, encoded by the exons GAGAAGCATGTGAACCTGTTACATATCGAGTCCCgaaaatcaaagagaagaaactcagaatttgagatttttgttgACTGTGATATCAACAGAGAACAATTGAATGATATTTTTCATCTGTTGAAGTCCCATACTAATGTTCTCTCTGTGAATCCACCAGATAATTTTACTGTGAAGGAAGATG gTATGGAAACTGTTCCTTGGTTTCCAAAGAAGATTTCTGACCTGGACCATTGTGCCAACAGAGTTCTGATGTATGGATCTGAACTGGATGCAGATCATCCT GGCTTCAAAGACAATGTCTACCGTAAAAGACGGAAGTATTTTGCAGACTTGGCTATGAACTATAAACA TGGAGACCCCATTCCCAAGGTTGAATTCACTGAAGAGGAGATTAAGACCTGGGGAACTGTGTTTCAAGAGCTCAACAAACTTTACCCAACCCATGCCTGCAGAGAGTACCTCAAAAACTTACCTTTGCTTTCTAAATATTGTGGCTATCGGGAAGATAATATCCCACAATTGGAAGATGTCTCAAACTTTTTAAAGG AGCGCACGGGTTTTTCCATCCGTCCCGTGGCCGGTTACTTATCACCAAGAGATTTCTTATCAGGTTTAGCCTTCCGGGTTTTCCACTGCACACAGTACGTGAGACACAGTTCCGACCCTCTCTATACCCCAGAGCC AGATACTTGCCATGAACTCTTAGGTCATGTCCCCCTTTTGGCGGAACCTAGTTTTGCTCAATTCTCCCAAGAAATTGGCCTGGCTTCCCTTGGAGCTTCAGAGGAGGCTGTTCAAAAACTGGCAACG TGCTACTTTTTCACCGTGGAGTTTGGTCTCTGTAAACAAGATGGGCAGTTGCGAGTCTTTGGGGCCGGATTACTTTCTTCTATCAGTGAACTTAAG CATTCACTTTCTGGACATGCCAAAGTAAAGCCCTTTGATCCCAAGGTTACCTGCAAGCAGGAGTGTCTCATCACAACTTTTCAGGATGTCTACTTTGTATCTGAAAGCTTTGAAGATGCAAAGGAAAAGATGAG AGAATTTACCAAAACAATTAAGCGTCCATTTGGAGTGAAGTATAATCCATACACACGGAGTATTCAGATCTTGAAAGACACCAAGAGCATAACCAGCGCCATGAACGAGCTGCAGCATGATCTCGATGTTGTCAGTGATGCCCTTGCGAAGGTCAGCAGAGAGCCAAGCATCTGA